In one Culex quinquefasciatus strain JHB chromosome 2, VPISU_Cqui_1.0_pri_paternal, whole genome shotgun sequence genomic region, the following are encoded:
- the LOC6037906 gene encoding alanine--tRNA ligase, cytoplasmic — protein MDTSLTAKQIRNIFLDFFKEKEHLYVHSSSTIPLDDPTLLFANAGMNQFKPIFLGTADPNSEMSKWVRTANTQKCIRAGGKHNDLDDVGKDVYHHTFFEMLGNWSFGDYFKKEICTWAWELLTDRLKLPSDRLYVTYFGGHPESGLEPDLECRDIWLKLGVKEEHILPGSMKDNFWEMGETGPCGPCSELHFDRIGGRSVPELVNMDDPDVLEIWNLVFIQFNREQDGSLKLLPKKHIDCGMGYERLVSVIQDKRSNYDTDVFVPLFQAIQKGTGAPDYQGRVGAEDVDGVDMAYRVLADHARTITIALADGGFPDNTGRGYVLRRILRRAVRYASEKLNGKPGFFATLVDTVVELLGDTFPEVKKDPQHIKNIINEEEQQFLKTLSRGRNLLNRTIAKLGDSKVIPGDVAWRLYDTYGFPVDLTGLMAEEKNMTIDMEGYEKAKHQSYIISQGKEKSKAATVDLDVHAISELQEKKVPTTNDTFKYHYKAESTDPLAAYVFEPCTGKVLALRYNNAFVDEVQAGQECAVILDKTNFYAESGGQIYDQGYLLKVNDESTEFNVNLVYNRGGYVLHIGVVEGVLRVGDEVACHMDVVRRQLTMKNHSATHALNHSLLKVLGLDTDQRGSLVVPEKLRFDFTNKAAMTIEQVAEAERLTREVVKKNMQVYAKESKLASAKAIKGLRSVFDEVYPDPVRVISFGVPVEDLEANPEGVAGTETSVEFCGGTHLHQSGHMVDFVITTEEAIAKGIRRIVALTGPEAIKALKKTELLEGELNALKATIDADKTGADSREHVKKIVELNEDVSQAVIPYVKKDEIRNQLKSLKKTLDDKERAARAAVATTVVEAAKELCAANKDAPFIVHRLEAFSNTKALDSALKEVRKLNVEQSALFVSSDPDTKKIFCLASVPKSAVEKGLKANEWISHISPSMGGKGGGKPESAQASGGAFDKVEEILELARAFAASKLG, from the coding sequence ATGGACACGTCGCTGACCGCCAAGCAGATCCGGAACATTTTCCTGGACTTTTTCAAGGAGAAGGAGCATCTGTACGTGCACTCGTCGTCGACGATTCCGTTGGACGATCCGACGCTGCTGTTTGCGAACGCCGGCATGAACCAGTTCAAGCCGATTTTCCTGGGGACCGCGGATCCGAACAGCGAAATGTCCAAGTGGGTGCGGACGGCGAACACGCAAAAGTGCATCCGCGCCGGGGGCAAGCACAACGATCTGGACGACGTCGGCAAGGACGTTTATCATCATACGTTCTTTGAGATGTTGGGCAATTGGTCGTTTGGCGATTACTTCAAGAAGGAGATTTGTACGTGGGCGTGGGAGCTGTTGACGGACCGGTTGAAGCTTCCGAGCGATCGGTTGTACGTGACTTATTTTGGTGGGCATCCGGAATCGGGGCTGGAACCGGATCTGGAGTGTCGGGACATTTGGCTCAAGTTGGGCGTGAAGGAGGAGCACATTCTGCCGGGAAGCATGAAGGACAACTTCTGGGAGATGGGCGAAACGGGCCCGTGCGGACCGTGTTCGGAGTTGCACTTTGACCGGATTGGAGGGCGGAGTGTGCCGGAACTGGTGAACATGGACGATCCGGATGTGTTGGAGATTTGGAATTTGGTGTTTATCCAGTTTAATCGTGAGCAGGACGGTTCGTTGAAGTTGCTGCCGAAGAAGCACATTGATTGCGGCATGGGTTACGAGCGGTTGGTTTCGGTCATCCAGGACAAGCGGTCCAACTACGATACGGACGTGTTTGTGCCGCTGTTCCAGGCCATCCAGAAGGGAACCGGAGCTCCGGATTATCAGGGGCGTGTCGGTGCGGAAGACGTCGACGGCGTTGATATGGCCTATCGAGTGTTGGCCGATCACGCCCGTACCATCACGATCGCGTTGGCCGACGGTGGCTTCCCGGACAACACCGGTCGTGGTTACGTGCTGCGGCGAATCCTCCGCCGTGCCGTTCGTTACGCCAGCGAGAAACTTAACGGAAAGCCCGGATTCTTTGCAACCCTGGTGGACACCGTCGTAGAACTGCTCGGGGACACTTTCCCCGAGGTGAAGAAGGATCCGCAGCACATCAAGAACATCATCAACGAGGAGGAGCAGCAGTTCCTGAAGACGCTGAGTCGCGGCCGCAACCTGCTGAATCGCACCATTGCGAAGCTCGGAGACAGCAAGGTCATCCCTGGGGACGTCGCTTGGCGGCTGTACGACACGTACGGATTCCCCGTCGATTTGACCGGACTGATGGCCGAGGAGAAGAACATGACCATCGACATGGAGGGCTACGAAAAGGCCAAACATCAGTCGTACATCATTTCGCAGGGCAAGGAAAAGAGCAAGGCGGCCACGGTCGACCTGGACGTGCATGCCATCTCGGAACTGCAGGAGAAGAAGGTCCCCACGACGAACGATACGTTCAAGTACCACTACAAGGCGGAGAGCACCGATCCGTTGGCCGCGTACGTCTTTGAACCGTGCACCGGAAAGGTCCTCGCTCTGCGCTACAACAACGCCTTCGTTGATGAAGTCCAGGCCGGCCAGGAGTGCGCCGTCATCCTGGACAAGACGAACTTTTACGCCGAATCCGGAGGTCAGATCTATGACCAGGGCTACCTGCTGAAGGTCAACGACGAAAGCACCGAGTTCAACGTGAACCTGGTTTACAACCGCGGCGGTTACGTCCTGCACATCGGAGTCGTCGAAGGAGTCCTGCGCGTTGGCGATGAAGTGGCCTGCCACATGGACGTCGTCCGCCGTCAGCTGACCATGAAGAACCACTCGGCCACGCACGCCCTCAACCACTCGCTGCTGAAGGTGCTCGGCCTGGACACCGACCAGCGCGGATCTTTGGTCGTCCCCGAAAAACTCCGCTTCGATTTCACTAACAAAGCCGCCATGACCATCGAACAGGTCGCCGAAGCGGAACGCCTCACCCGCGAGGTGGTCAAGAAGAACATGCAAGTGTACGCGAAAGAGTCCAAACTGGCCTCCGCCAAAGCCATCAAGGGACTCCGGTCCGTTTTCGACGAAGTCTACCCCGACCCGGTGCGCGTAATCTCCTTCGGCGTCCCCGTCGAAGACCTGGAAGCCAATCCGGAAGGCGTCGCCGGAACGGAAACCTCCGTCGAGTTCTGCGGTGGAACCCACCTGCACCAATCCGGCCACATGGTCGACTTTGTCATCACAACCGAGGAGGCCATCGCCAAGGGAATCCGACGAATCGTCGCCCTCACCGGACCGGAAGCCATCAAAGCCCTCAAGAAAACCGAACTGCTCGAGGGCGAACTGAACGCGCTGAAGGCGACAATCGACGCCGACAAGACCGGCGCAGATTCGCGCGAGCACGTCAAAAAGATCGTCGAACTCAACGAGGACGTCTCCCAAGCCGTCATCCCGTACGTGAAAAAAGACGAAATCCGTAACCAGCTAAAATCGCTCAAGAAAACCCTGGACGACAAGGAACGTGCCGCGCGCGCCGCCGTTGCCACCACCGTCGTCGAAGCGGCCAAAGAGCTCTGCGCCGCCAACAAGGACGCGCCCTTCATCGTGCACCGTCTGGAAGCGTTCAGCAACACAAAGGCCCTCGACTCAGCCCTCAAGGAGGTGCGCAAACTGAACGTCGAACAGTCCGCCCTGTTCGTGTCCTCCGATCCGGACACGAAAAAGATCTTCTGCCTGGCGTCGGTTCCGAAGTCGGCGGTTGAAAAGGGTCTCAAGGCGAACGAGTGGATTTCGCACATTTCGCCGAGCATGGGCGGAAAGGGCGGTGGCAAGCCGGAATCGGCTCAGGCTTCCGGTGGGGCGTTCGACAAGGTGGAGGAGATTTTGGAGCTGGCTCGTGCATTTGCCGCCTCGAAGCTGGGTTAG
- the LOC6037907 gene encoding mitochondrial ribosome-associated GTPase 2, whose amino-acid sequence MFSPMLRNISGYLRTARVLPVVQASANFSSKRVAIALRSKKAKSDKPTTQYFVDCKHVRTIGGKGGDGCVSFLRLWCNENAGPDGGDGGNGGHVVLQASGDVRDLNHVTVQLNADAGDNGRNKDCHGKNAGHTVVKVPLGTIVKSGEGKVVGDLDKEGTMFVAARGGAGGKGNHFFISDLEQAPQVAEFGAQGEDKSYILELRSMAHVGFIGLPNAGKSTLLRAISRARPKVAAYPFTTLKPHLGMVQYDDYEQIAVADLPGLIPDSHKNKGLGIQFLKHAERCNILLFVVDASAAEPWTAYHTLMHELTMFSEELAERPKMIIANKIDLPGAEENVQLLEHHVDVPVVPISAKMGTNVAELLREIRIIYDGVKKQEEGKGRVSE is encoded by the exons atgttttcccCGATGTTAAGAAACATCTCCGGCTACTTGCGGACAGCTCGCGTTCTGCCAGTAGTTCAAGCCAGTGCAAATTTCTCCTCAAAACGCGTTGCGATCGCCCTTCGCAGCAAGAAAGCCAAATCCGACAAACCAACG ACTCAATACTTTGTGGACTGCAAGCACGTGCGCACGATTGGTGGGAAGGGCGGCGACGGATGCGTGTCCTTTCTGCGGCTTTGGTGCAACGAAAACGCCGGTCCGGATGGCGGAGACGGGGGGAACGGGGGCCACGTGGTGCTGCAGGCCAGCGGAGATGTTCGGGATTTGAACCATGTTACGGTGCAGTTGAATGCGGACGCGGGGGACAACGGGCGGAATAAGGACTGCCACGGGAAGAACGCCGGTCACACGGTGGTCAAGGTTCCGCTGGGGACGATCGTGAAGAGTGGCGAGGGGAAGGTCGTGGGGGATCTGGACAAGGAAGGGACGATGTTTGTGGCGGCGCGAGGTGGTGCCGGGGGGAAGGGGAACCACTTTTTCATTAGTGATTTGGAGCAGGCGCCGCAGGTTGCGGAGTTTGGAGCGCAGGGCGAGGACAAGTCGTACATTTTGGAGCTGCGGAGTATGGCGCATGTTGGATTTATTGGGCTGCCGAACGCGGGGAAGAGCACGCTGCTGAGGGCGATTTCGAGGGCACGACCGAAGGTGGCCGCGTATCCGTTTACGACGTTGAAGCCGCACTTGGGGATGGTCCAGTACGATGATTACGAGCAGATTGCGGTGGCGGATTTGCCCGGGTTGATTCCGGACTCGCACAAGAACAAGGGACTGGGGATTCAGTTTTTGAAGCACGCGGAGCGATGCAACATTTTGCTGTTTGTGGTCGATGCCTCGGCGGCGGAACCGTGGACCGCCTATCACACGTTGATGCACGAGCTGACCATGTTCAGTGAAGAGTTGGCGGAGCGGCCTAAAATGATCATCGCGAACAAGATTGATTTGCCTGGGGCGGAGGAGAATGTGCAGCTGCTGGAGCACCACGTGGACGTTCCGGTGGTGCCGATTAGCGCGAAAATGGGAACGAATGTGGCGGAGCTGCTGCGGGAGATACGAATTATCTACGATGGGGTGAAAAAGCAGGAAGAGGGAAAGGGAAGAGTATCCGAGTAG